Proteins encoded in a region of the Pocillopora verrucosa isolate sample1 chromosome 11, ASM3666991v2, whole genome shotgun sequence genome:
- the LOC131777217 gene encoding uncharacterized protein: MAASSRDTIVNEEEEQDDTPDYSEDSLRQKTTVTAIGKVKTFAGLEVVEWIFLTISVVNVLVAIGLTIDRLVELEKNKPDYTFAIILFINIIFCFFYAVHGILREREFELYAYIAGIVVLLSYICIDLIVNEKKRTTLKWIRFGAILVLGPPNIYFGFRVARDFGFLAFKVVGASESLHRMYRYAGMFSCLLKFDLQLAVSLAIFVIYNVQDLVVGNKITVGVGIPLQLAWSILGWFAMRKERMILVQLFIPLSFVEPCYLIYKIYKVAKKWDDVTACGKDVLVYSFLGAASLAFIVRVLVLVTLNFVVNNFGKGLKEIVFNLPVTGDESPMFPRKRKTAKCCGIVFCGPFG, translated from the exons ATGGCCGCAAGTTCACGAGATACTATTGTCAATGAAGAAGAGGAACAAGATGATACCCCAGACTATTCAGAAGACAGTCTTCGTCAAAAAACGACCGTAACTGCCATTGGAAAA GTTAAAACCTTTGCAGGTCTTGAGGTGGTTGAGTGGATATTTCTTACCATTTCAGTTGTAAATGTGCTTGTTGCAATTGGACTCACCATAGACAGATTAGTGGAGCTTGAGAAAAACAAACCAGACTACACCTTTGCCATCATCCTCTTCATTAACATAA ttttctgtttcttttatgCTGTCCATGGAatattgagagagagagaatttgAATTGTATGCTTATATTGCGGGTATTGTTGTTCTTCTGAGCTATATTTGTATTGATCTCATTGTCAACGAGAAAAAAAGGACTACTCTGAAATGG ATCAGGTTTGGAGCAATTTTAGTCCTTGGCCctccaaacatttattttggcTTCAGAGTTGCTCGGGATTTTGGTTTTTTAGCCTTCAAGGTGGTTGGAGCCTCAGAATCATTACACA GGATGTACAGATATGCAGGAATGTTTTCCTGTCTTCTGAAATTTGACCTTCAACTTGCG GTTAGCCTGGCCATTTTTGTGATCTACAATGTGCAAGATCTTGTTGTTGGGAATAAAATTACAGTGGGTGTTGGTATCCCACTCCAGTTAGCTTGGAGCATCTTGGGTTGGTTTGCG aTGAGAAAGGAAAGAATGATACTAGTGCAGCTCTTCATCCCTCTAAGCTTTGTGGAGCCTTGCTACTTAATCTACAAAATATATAAG GTGGCAAAAAAATGGGATGACGTCACTGCTTGTGGTAAAGATGTTCTTGTTTACTCTTTCTTGGGGGCAG CTTCATTGGCATTTATTGTGCGAGTGCTGGTTTTGGTCACTCTGAACTTCGTTGTGAACAACTTTGGAAAAGGACTGAAAGAGATTG TGTTTAACCTGCCAGTGACAGGAGATGAGTCTCCAATgtttccaagaaaaagaaagacagcAAAGTGTTGTGGAATAGTTTTCTGTGGGCCATTTGGATGA
- the LOC131777238 gene encoding transmembrane protein 168-like, whose amino-acid sequence MGMLPKLSSKLTKYSSALCLLLFFAGAANGIRERWLHHTTDGSIHFLAIAVAIAVLFSLVAYLYGYRDFARGFCHLWIGFLFSVMSFTEIAFDHLIDSLHDLDSTDILIMTSTGVHCFRILSERICTSPTYESKFMTTEEFLLLLGFLSGSTGTMYFCSMLTIISAVMMHLMAFHMKSSVSLLSAALLCFFGGAYYFPASEVNYNPYILSAFIIYLSFESLVDIYFSRLSLLETWKKFIFQSRCIHRLQILAVTILEALFYMFSSQLIKDPELPVYRLPIFVFLSVPWVVFHFMFIVTCWGFVGKLEECTSMVNARGELSDNNMSEVMASKGIRHFCLVSQMVTLYTLSSTSLIIASAWQETNPVFIGMLLIILPVELLVYDILTKLGKSVGGTAIGYAVVAPAHKYSSSGNVVVLVENAFQAVNTKAMELINIVSRFFSGHMIHNFGTDFSTSGISADYIEKKITSFFEQRILPGLHYDTYILYYSGHVTSDGDWALTENKTLSFETILKWWRNKNSSTGARLLLFLDTAHSDKWVDDVWKVEKDFIAIQTGKLTASFDEEQGNTFPLGELTKLWDDFNTTAAKPENYWDKNSVKVKPVYGVSREWCCFKFHEPTVEDIAQHVEQNFPRVIQPITKIFTHLPCNTNLLSVFDWFTHGFRRMKMRCFPPAVYDTGHGFKLVR is encoded by the coding sequence ATGGGCATGCTGCCGAAACTTTCAAGCAAGCTCACCAAATATTCCTCCGCTCTatgtcttcttcttttcttcgcCGGAGCCGCCAATGGGATCAGGGAACGCTGGTTGCATCATACAACGGATGGAAGCATTCACTTTCTAGCCATCGCTGTTGCCATCgctgtgttgttttctttagttGCCTATCTGTACGGTTACCGAGATTTTGCTCGAGGATTCTGTCATCTGTGGATAGGCTTTCTTTTCAGCGTGATGTCCTTCACAGAGATTGCATTCGACCATTTGATAGACTCGCTGCATGATTTAGACTCGACAGACATTCTCATAATGACCAGCACTGGAGTACATTGTTTCAGGATTTTATCTGAAAGAATATGCACCTCTCCAACGTATGAATCGAAATTCATGACTACTGAAGAATTCTTGCTTCTCCTTGGATTCCTTTCAGGCTCGACTGGAACAATGTATTTTTGTAGCATGCTGACAATCATTTCTGCAGTTATGATGCATTTAATGGCCTTTCACATGAAATCAAGTGTTTCCCTTCTGAGTGCTGCCTTGCTCTGCTTTTTTGGTGGTGCATATTACTTTCCAGCAAGTGAGGTCAACTACAATCCATATATTTTATCAGCTTTTATCATCTACCTTTCCTTTGAATCACTGGTTGATATTTATTTCTCTAGACTGTCCCTTTTGGAAACATGGAAAAAGTTTATCTTCCAAAGTAGATGCATTCATAGATTGCAGATTCTTGCTGTGACTATTCTAGAAGCACTGTTTTACATGTTTAGTTCTCAGCTTATCAAAGATCCTGAACTTCCAGTCTACAGACTAccaatatttgtatttttgtccGTACCATGGGTGGTGTTTcattttatgtttattgtaaCTTGTTGGGGTTTCGTTGGAAAACTAGAAGAATGCACAAGCATGGTGAATGCAAGGGGAGAGCTTAGTGACAATAACATGTCAGAGGTAATGGCATCCAAAGGTATCCGCCACTTCTGTTTGGTGTCACAGATGGTCACACTATACACACTGTCATCAACATCTCTCATCATAGCATCAGCATGGCAGGAAACAAACCCAGTATTCATTGGCATGTTGTTGATCATTCTTCCTGTTGAACTGCTTGTGTATGATATCCTCACAAAGCTTGGGAAGTCTGTGGGAGGAACAGCCATTGGTTATGCTGTGGTTGCACCTGCGCACAAGTACAGCTCAAGTGGTAATGTTGTTGTTCTTGTAGAAAATGCCTTCCAGGCTGTCAATACTAAAGCAATGGAACTGATAAATATTGTGTCCAGATTCTTTTCTGGTCACATGATTCACAACTTTGGAACAGACTTTTCAACAAGTGGGATTTCAGCTGActatattgaaaagaaaatcacttcATTTTTTGAGCAACGCATCCTTCCAGGCTTACACTATGACACTTACATTCTCTATTACAGTGGACATGTGACCAGTGATGGGGATTGGGCTCTTACAGAaaataaaacactttcatttgaaaCAATCTTGAAGTGGTGGAGAAACAAAAACTCATCAACAGGAGCaaggcttcttttgtttttggacaCTGCTCACTCAGACAAATGGGTAGATGATGTGTGGAAAGTTGAAAAGGACTTCATAGCAATCCAAACTGGAAAATTAACTGCTTCTTTTGATGAAGAACAGGGAAATACATTTCCCTTGGGTGAGCTCACAAAGTTATGGGATGATTTCAACACCACTGCTGCAAAACCTGAAAACTACTGGGACAAAAACAGTGTGAAAGTTAAGCCAGTGTATGGTGTTTCAAGGGAATGGtgttgttttaagtttcatGAGCCAACAGTGGAAGATATTGCACAGCATGTGGAACAAAATTTTCCAAGAGTTATCCAACCAATTACAAAGATATTCACCCACTTGCCATGCAATACAAACTTGCTCAGTGTATTTGACTGGTTCACACATGGCTTTCGTAGAATGAAGATGCGATGTTTTCCTCCAGCAGTTTATGATACTGGACATGGATTTAAACTTGTGCGTTGA
- the LOC131777233 gene encoding uncharacterized protein translates to MLLPRRLATIFIIVVLLDPSQIESEGHRRTRDHNDGDFLIDIPRKEARLNREDKLTNNADDPLEHARQRHLHERHVKEKSVIHHAKEPGQEIEEHDSSGIEDDRGNDRDKENRAEVSGSRLEDDEGEGIGRSGDESHADVQEINHPTHQIHSREDSKLKVGKRLDQHKDEGDDFGYITDEKDTNSERDDEASRSGERHHHVKKNIAGEGDTVEQSGKEEIYEGSNLQTSSEWGEGEASLLSPDEEDSSGARDLPEVDDSDEIPEEENDGKESERSGEEYIEEFKGEDQDSKAKKVGLKSAKDKIKLELEKSSEGPDSKRKGKKTRSKNNNVKKPLKTTIGGEKKIEQIRKPLAGKKGSISAQKTFSENHRKLKVHAGIDPSQEKYKFFPRGKTNKKTKSRPSNAYRDRQKRKTRRDGSKLRPTGGLLRANDFYIDEINEPIEKLIPLETDEGNSDGEFAGGDNKNLKKRAEDGYGQKFRRGNSRRLLQFNNESDNSEPRPALPIDCIHPLLLDAIKENTIIYIRAECRLCHCKLGQFVCNRKPDNCDVNPRKPCTMANGQLVDGERHFDGCNNCICRNGELFCTRLRCFSSDYNYINYQMLFGKQYTPGDPQKAMMNERLVRGKDPCMECDDEPVAPVCGPNWKTYRSMCHALRCGGFTVDDVKGGKCGGLSACIDVKCGEHQICVADKRGPCLTNTDRDGNSIECPQHQCVSTRVNCSAAPKEVICGEDQETYTNRCTMFTSGISLAYYGQCKLECYVDDEKMCGVNGVTFKSICHAAVHNNYVDYPGMCDDVDPKYNIDFNKRLFHEYVNPRCKTVEVIGKCAPVDCQNYVIPEGSCCPVCGTAVSIRLDTAVRDMAVNDKVQPLKDLNRVDPIFLELKNLSDRFGGFDKCQLTADLVDTHDISVVFKPIKTQDLDACKQVAEIIVAFINSPAKSELEPTKAMLAVAILKDRSRTFLPRAEYLMAKRRKKRSEHHEHEPFYYEYDDDDYYTYEFSEGNRKRIQLNLLFLTFSSFFCSTNLIFNCNLI, encoded by the exons ATGCTTCTTCCACGACGACTCGCAACAATTTTCATCATTGTAGTGCTGTTGGATCCCAGCCAAATCGAAAGTGAAGGACATCGGAGAACTCGAG ATCACAATGATGGAGACTTCCTGATAGACATACCACGGAAGGAAGCTCGACTCAACAGAGAAGACAAGCTTACGAACAATGCAGATGACCCTCTTGAGCATGCTCGACAACGCCACCTACACGAACGACATGTAAAGGAGAAATCAGTTATACATCATGCTAAGGAGCCAGGCCAGGAAATTGAAGAACATGACTCTAGTGGTATAGAAGATGACAGGGGTAACGATAGAGATAAGGAAAATCGTGCTGAGGTGTCGGGCAGTCGTTTGGAAGACGATGAGGGGGAGGGAATAGGTCGTTCGGGCGATGAGAGCCACGCTGATGTTCAAGAAATTAATCATCCCACCCATCAAATTCATTCGCGGGAAGATTCTAAATTGAAAGTTGGCAAGCGTCTTGATCAACACAAGGATGAAGGCGATGACTTCGGTTACATCACAGATGAAAAGGATACTAATTCTGAAAGAGATGACGAGGCATCTCGTTCTGGGGAACGACACCACCACGTAAAAAAGAACATCGCGGGAGAAGGGGACACGGTTGAACAATCTGGAAAAGAGGAGATTTACGAGGGAAGTAATTTGCAAACAAGCAGTGAATGGGGGGAAGGAGAAGCAAGCCTTCTCTCTCCAGACGAGGAAGATTCATCTGGAGCCAGAGACCTACCGGAGGTGGATGATAGTGATGAAATACCAGAAGAGGAAAACGATGGCAAAGAAAGCGAGCGAAGTGGCGAAGAATACATCGAAGAATTCAAAGGTGAAGATCAAGATTCTAAAGCAAAGAAAGTTGGTCTAAAAAGCGCAAAGGACAAGATTAAATTGGAATTGGAAAAAAGTAGTGAGGGTCCAGATTcgaaaagaaaagggaaaaagactCGCAGTAAAAACAACAACGTAAAAAAACCACTTAAGACCACTATAGGCggggaaaagaaaattgaacagATACGCAAACCTTTGGCGGGTAAAAAGGGAAGTATTTCAGCCCAAAAAACCTTTTCGGAGAACCATCGGAAGCTCAAAGTTCATGCAGGAATCGATCCCTCTCAAGAAAAGTACAAGTTCTTCCCTCgtggaaaaaccaacaaaaagacCAAATCCAGACCATCAAATGCTTACAGAGACCGTCAAAAGCGGAAAACCAGAAGAGATGGATCAAAATTACGACCTACTGGAGGACTCCTTAGAGCAAATGACTTCTACATTGATGAAATCAACGAACCCATAGAGAAATTGATTCCTTTGGAAACAGACGAGGGAAATAGTGATGGTGAATTTGCCGGTGGAGACAATAAAAACCTCAAGAAACGCGCAGAAGATGGCTACGGTCAAAAGTTTAGAAGGGGGAACTCCAGACGCCTGCTGCAATTTAATAACGAAAGTGATAATTCAGAGCCTCGTCCAG CGCTTCCCATCGATTGTATTCATCCTCTTCTCCTCGAtgcaataaaagaaaatacaattatCTACATCAGAGCTGAATGCCGCCTATGCCACTGTAAGCTGGGTCAGTTCGTCTGCAACCGTAAGCCGGATAATTGTGATGTGAACCCCAGAAAGCCTTGCACTATGGCGAATGGACAACTGGTAGACGGAGAAAGGCATTTTGATGGCTGCAATAACTGCATATGTCGAAATG GAGAGTTGTTCTGTACGCGTCTTCGGTGTTTTTCCTCGGATTACAACTACATCAATTACCAGATGCTTTTTGGTAAACAATACACCCCAGGGGACCCTCAAAAAGCGATGATGAATGAAAGGCTCGTCAGAGGCAAGGACCCGTGTATGGAATGCGATGATGAACCTGTAGCACCTGTCTGTGGACCCAACTGGAAAACGTACCGTTCAATGTGTCATGCTCTAAGATGCGGCGGGTTTACAGTGGATGATGTGAAAGGAGGAAAGTGCGGAGGCTTG TCCGCTTGCATTGACGTCAAGTGCGGAGAGCATCAGATTTGTGTCGCTGACAAAAGAGGTCCTTGTCTAACGAATACCGACAGAGACGGCAACAGTATCGAATGTCCACAACATCAGTGTG TCTCTACCAGAGTGAACTGCAGTGCAGCACCGAAGGAAGTCATATGTGGTGAGGACCAAGAGACTTATACGAACAGGTGCACTATGTTCACCAGTGGTATTTCCCTGGCTTATTACGGACAGTGTAAATTGGAGTGTTATGTGGATGACGAGAAG ATGTGCGGTGTGAATGGCGTGACCTTCAAGAGCATCTGTCACGCTGCTGTCCACAACAACTACGTAGATTACCCTGGAATGTGTGACGACGTTGATCCGAAGTACAACATCGATTTCAACAAGAGACTTTTCCATGAATATGTGAATCCCCGTTGTAAAACTGTTGAGGTAATTGGTAAATGTGCTCCAGTGGACTGTCAGAATTATGTCATTCCTGAAGGAAGCTGTTGTCCCGTGTGCG gAACTGCTGTGAGCATTCGACTGGATACTGCAGTGCGGGATATGGCCGTGAACGACAAAGTACAACCACTAAAAGATCTCAACCGGGTCGACCCCATCTTTCTCGAGCTGAAAAATCTGTCTGACCGGTTTGGTGGGTTTGACAAGTGCCAGCTGACCGCAGATCTCGTGGACACCCACGACATCTCAGTGGTGtttaaaccaatcaaaacacagGATTTGGACGCATGCAAGCAGGTGGCAGAGATAATCGTCGCTTTCATCAATTCTCCCGCAAAAAGTGAACTGGAGCCCACCAAAGCGATGCTTGCAGTCGCGATCCTGAAGGATCGCTCACGGACATTTTTACCCAGAGCCGAATATCTGATGGCGAAACGGAGGAAAAAACGAAGTGAACATCATGAACACGAACCATTTTATTACGagtatgatgatgatgattattatacGTACGAGTTTAGTGAAGGAAATCGGAAACGTATTCAACTTAACCTTCTCTTCCTGacgttttccagttttttctgCTCAACAAACTTAATCTTTAATTGTAACCTGATTTAA
- the LOC131777203 gene encoding bifunctional arginine demethylase and lysyl-hydroxylase JMJD6-B-like yields MNGKIQLQVPKMRSSRKTKPTKSTGNKNGETGRANQNQGQHNNVASSPYMVTATLIVPVACVAIFYVINQPPPIKLSINSHSTYPLSAEVSGWQRASVEEEIKFNTNFCTIERRNASSLTSEEFEQVYRYRKPLIVHFSNGAADWTDPMKWTKASLRKLYSQWSILSGTSEDIVRRGGNGDKETSFDEYLEIMHRKKHNDEPMYVFDRRFYNDSDLPRSIRVPPYFNIKDGVDSSIFFLGGSGSGVSFHKHADAWNGVIFGRKRWFLYPPQKTPPGGVWPSFSQLDWIKKVYPNLPPKDKPLECVQEEGEILYLPESYYHGTVNIGDTMAIGIQKYNAATKIEKLFYKLGKGREEDLEILKELSDLLPAGNFQQAIKTLKRAVLRDPFFVIAKLDLARYYDQDGDIEKADQLFQEALEVHPDSFDGHIHYGEFLYEKSDYQKAAVYYKKLILMRPDKAFGYHWLAKCLEKIGDKDGAKATRRKAQNLSR; encoded by the exons ATGAATGGGAAAATCCAGCTTCAGGTTCCAAAGATGAGAAGTTCAAGGAAAACAAAGCCAACGAAATCTACTGGTAATAAAAACGGAGAAACTGGACGAGCCAATCAAAATCAAGGCCAACATAACAATGTTGCAAGCTCACCATATATGGTAACTGCCACTTTGATAGTCCCTGTCGCATGCGTTGCCATCTTCTACGTCATTAATCAACCTCCACCTATCAAGCTATCAATCAACAGTCATTCAACCTATCCCCTTTCAGCGGAAGTCAGTGGATGGCAGCGCGCGAGCGTCGAGGAGGAAATAAAATTCAACACGAATTTCTGCACGATTGAAAGAAGGAATGCATCAAGTTTGACTTCTGAAGAGTTTGAACAAGTTTACAGGTATAGGAAACCCTTAATTGTGCATTTTAGCAACGGTGCAGCTGATTGGACAGATCCAATGAAATGGACAAAAGCCAGTTTGCGGAAGTTGTATAGTCAATGGTCTATTCTGAGCGGAACATCAGAGGACATAGTACGAAGAGGAGGGAATGGAGACAAAGAGACGTCCTTTGATGAATATTTAGAGATAATGCATAGAAAGAAACACAACGACGAACCCAT GTACGTCTTCGACCGACGTTTTTATAACGATAGTGATCTACCACGGAGTATCAGAGTGCCACCGTATTTCAACATAAAG GATGGTGTGGATTCCAGTATATTTTTCCTTGGCGGATCTGGTTCTGGAGTCAGTTTTCATAAACATGCTGATGCATGGAATGGAGTTATTTTTGGACGAAAACGTTGGTTCCTTTATCCACCTCAAAAAACGCCACCAGGCG GTGTTTGGCCGAGTTTTTCTCAACTGGATTGGATCAAAAAAGTTTATCCTAACTTGCCACCAAAAGACAAACCACTTGAGTGCGTTCAAGAGGAGGGCGAAATTCTCTACTTG CCCGAATCATATTACCACGGCACAGTGAATATAGGCGACACAATGGCCATTGGAATTCAAAAATACAACGCTGCTACAAAAATAGAGAAGCTGTTTTATAAAT TgggaaaaggaagagaagaagaCCTTGAAATTTTAAAGGAGTTATCAGATCTGTTACCAG CTGGAAATTTTCAACAGGCGATCAAG ACCCTAAAGAGAGCTGTACTAAGGGATCCCTTTTTCGTAATCGCCAAACTCGACCTTGCCAGGTATTACGATCAAGATGGTGATATAGAAAAAGCTGACCAGCTGTTTCAAGAAGCCCTTGAAGTTCACCCTGACAGTTTTGATGGACATATTCACTATGGAGAGTTTCTTTATGAAAAG AGTGATTATCAAAAGGCAGCAGTCTATTACAAAAAG CTCATCCTGATGAGGCCTGACAAAGCATTTGGCTACCACTGGCTGGCAAAATGCCTTGAAAAGATCGGTGACAAAGATGGCGCGAAAGCGACCAGACGAAAGGCACAGAATTTATCCCGTTAA
- the LOC131777239 gene encoding queuosine 5'-phosphate N-glycosylase/hydrolase-like, whose translation MSSTKALSPRESAELITSKSEDVSICEEGIEEASKIIFDCLKSKKYSCKTWKQHELHPNEMTNETVDWIVVLDTLNFCFWSDDGVEPWTVRYEGKNYTGYWALCASIHRALKEGIPFTTPSYYANITREKLQHIFRSETPTEIPLLEERVNNLQEVGRVLVKDYKNSFVNMLSQCDNSAGKLLGMITSTFKCFQDESEFDGKKVSIYKRAQILISDIWACFEGESFGHFKDIAVLTMFADYRVPQSLLHMNILKYTDKLMEMLNRGNHVPAGDRIELEIRGNSIWAVERIYQKVKAMSKMDSEFSSLAPGEIDSILNSVIIDYYLWDFAKEELGGLTELPFHKTRTIFY comes from the exons ATGTCATCTACGAAGGCCTTAAGTCCTCGAGAATCGGCTGAACTAATTACGTCCAAAAGCGAGGATGTTTCTATATGCGAGGAAGGTATTGAAGAAGCATCCAAGATCATCTTTGACTGTCTGAAGTCCAAGAAATATAGCTGCAAGACATGGAAGCAACACGAACTACATCCGAACGAAATGACGAATGAAACTGTGGATTGGATCGTTGTCTTGGACACCTTAAACTTCTGTTTTTGGAGCGATGATGGCGTCGAACCATGGACAGTGCGATACGAGGGAAAAAACTACACGGGGTATTGGGCTCTATGTGCATCCATTCATAGAGCCCTTAAG GAGGGAATCCCCTTTACAACACCATCATATTATGCCAACATCACCAGAGAGAAGTTGCAACATATCTTCAGATCTGAAACTCCAACTGAAATACCATTGCTGGAAGAGAGAGTAAATAACCTACAGGAAGTTGGCAGAGTCTTGGTAAAAGACTACAAGAACTCATTTGTCAACATGTTGTCCCAATGTGATAATAGTGCAGGGAAGCTGCTTGGCATGATCACAAGCACCTTTAAATGCTTTCAAGATGAGTCTGAGTTTGATGGAAAGAAAGTCTCTATTTACAAGCGTGCACAGATTCTGATTTCTGACATCTGGGCCTGTTTTGAGGGTGAATCATTTGGGCACTTCAAGGACATAGCAGTCTTGACCATGTTTGCTGATTACAGAGTGCCACAGTCACTGCTGCACATGAATATCCTGAAATACACAGATAAATTGATGGAAATGTTAAATAGAGGTAACCATGTTCCTGCAGGGGATCGGATTGAGCTAGAAATAAGAGGAAATTCCATCTGGGCTGTGGAGAGAATTTACCAGAAAGTAAAAGCAATGTCAAAGATGGATTCAGAATTTAGCTCTTTGGCACCAGGGGAAATTGATTCAATTCTAAATTCTGTTATTATAGATTACTACTTGTGGGACTTTGCAAAAGAAGAGTTGGGTGGATTAACTGAGCTTCCATTCCATAAAACAAGGACAATATTCTACTGA
- the LOC131777234 gene encoding S-adenosylmethionine sensor upstream of mTORC1, whose translation MADDARNVDQQKLSDIVKGLHSRLRKQLRKADGDYQKVWDEHCADKARLEEYASAMHMLAVNHWTKQAPEGRVEWCYQTATEFFRGGGLRKLMEKQKRKQQFHEDLKECCCCFATDDADRCSLSIYPSAHEKLFLLDVGSCFNPFAVYEDVFPIAIDLQPADSIVYQCDFLNLEIQDLPPTRKKKCACGVCIKMKDNDLELQCSTRDHFELNDVHMKGSGRKSTESSLQSDKLKVNYDSAYSARDYLKEKAEILLLKSYLKEGKQVKTLPSELFHIVAFSLLLSYFPSAAQRWTCCHKAHQLLRPNGLLLIITPDSSHQNKNAVMMKSWKTGVESLGFVRWKYEKHTHLHCMAFRKVAPCHYCNRDNGHAEMMYIPQDFQEEEDESYLGCSQNEENESVVMEYLSELPDL comes from the exons atggcggacgatGCGAGAAATGTAGATCAACAAAAACTCTCAGATATTGTGAAGGGATTACACAGTAGACTAAggaaacagttgagaaaag CTGATGGTGACTACCAAAAAGTGTGGGACGAACACTGTGCAGACAAGGCAAGATTAGAGGAATATGCTTCAGCTATGCACATGTTAGCTGTCAATCACTGGACAAAGCAGGCCCCTGAGGGGAGGGTCGAGTGGTGTTATCAGACTGCAACTGAATTCTTTAGAGGGGGAGGACTGAGGAAGCTCATGGAGAAGCAAAAGAGGAAACAACAGTTTCATGAAGATTTGAAAGagtgttgctgttgttttgcGACAGATGATGCTGATAGATGTTCTTTGTCAAT ATATCCTTCAGcccatgaaaaattatttctcctTGATGTTGGAAGTTGTTTCAATCCATTTGCTGTTTATGAAGATGTTTTTCCTATAGCTATTGACTTGCAACCGGCAGATTCA ATAGTTTACCAATGTGACTTTCTCAATCTGGAAATTCAAGATTTGCCtcccacaagaaaaaaaaaatgtgcttgTGGTGTCTGtattaaaatgaaagacaatgacTTGGAACTACAATGCTCCACAAGGGATCACTTTGAATTAAATGATGTGCACATGAAAGGTTCTGGAAGGAAAAGCACTGAAAGTTCACTTCAATCTGATAAACTGAAAGTAAACTATGATAGTGCATACTCAGCGAGAGATTATCTTAAAGAGAAAGCTGAAATACTGCTTTTAAAAAGctatttaaaagaaggaaaacaagtaAAGACTCTTCCTTCAGAATTGTTTCACATTGTTGCGTTCTCTCTTCTCCTGTCATATTTCCCTTCTGCTGCTCAAAGATGGACTTGTTGTCACAAAGCGCATCAACTGTTACGACCAAATGGGCTTCTTCTCATTATCACACCAGACTCAAGCCATCAAAACAAGAACGCAGTTATGATGAAATCTTGGAAGACTGGGGTTGAGTCGTTAGGATTTGTTCGATGGAAGTATGAGAAACACACTCATCTTCATTGTATGGCTTTTCGTAAGGTGGCACCGTGCCATTACTGTAACCGTGACAATGGCCATGCAGAAATGATGTACATTCCGCAAGATTTTCAAGAAGAAGAGGATGAGAGTTATTTGGGTTGTTCACAGAATGAAGAGAACGAGTCCGTCGTAATGGAGTATTTAAGTGAGCTTCCAGACttatga